One window from the genome of Vagococcus entomophilus encodes:
- a CDS encoding polyprenyl synthetase family protein — protein sequence MAIHPLWNNYPTIQKQLNETQKVMTKAVKIRNEEMTSALQLFFQSGGKLLRPAYFLLFSSFGSLSSSEKRYKFAASLEILHAATLIHDDIIDDSPLRRDKPSIQALYGKDIAVYAGDFLFTVYFQLLAQAADDFSVIELNASNMRKILVGELDQMDLQYNTDITVKQYLRHIKGKTAQLFQLSCYEGAKFSKCSIYIQHISQRIGHNIGMAFQILDDILDYSSSEDSLHKPVLEDVQLGNYTLPLILAMQENRAVFLPLLEKKQALNPDELRTLVQHIHTYNGIDLAQKIADRFTNKALADIKKLPQTPERDILTEITKHLLNRQD from the coding sequence ATGGCGATTCACCCACTTTGGAACAATTATCCAACGATACAAAAACAATTAAATGAAACTCAAAAAGTTATGACCAAAGCTGTTAAAATACGCAATGAAGAAATGACCAGCGCTTTACAATTATTTTTTCAGTCGGGAGGGAAGTTGCTTCGTCCCGCCTATTTTTTACTTTTTTCTTCTTTTGGTTCACTTTCCTCTAGTGAAAAAAGATATAAATTTGCAGCTTCATTAGAAATATTACATGCAGCAACGCTAATCCATGATGACATTATCGATGATTCTCCACTTCGTCGTGATAAACCTTCTATCCAAGCTCTTTATGGAAAAGATATCGCTGTCTACGCAGGAGATTTTTTATTCACAGTTTATTTTCAGTTACTTGCACAAGCAGCAGATGATTTCTCAGTTATTGAGTTAAATGCTTCCAATATGAGAAAGATTTTAGTGGGGGAGCTTGACCAGATGGATTTACAATACAATACTGATATTACCGTAAAACAGTATCTCCGCCATATCAAAGGCAAAACAGCTCAATTATTTCAATTAAGCTGTTATGAAGGAGCGAAGTTTTCAAAGTGTTCTATTTACATCCAACACATTAGTCAACGTATTGGTCATAATATTGGAATGGCTTTTCAGATATTAGATGACATTTTAGATTACTCTTCCAGTGAAGATAGCTTACATAAACCCGTTTTAGAAGATGTTCAATTAGGCAATTATACGTTACCTTTGATTTTAGCGATGCAAGAAAATCGTGCTGTTTTTTTACCTCTACTTGAAAAAAAACAAGCGTTAAATCCAGACGAGCTCCGTACGCTCGTCCAACATATTCACACCTATAACGGTATTGATCTTGCCCAAAAAATAGCCGATCGTTTCACCAACAAAGCTTTGGCGGATATCAAAAAATTACCGCAAACGCCCGAACGAGATATCCTAACAGAAATCACCAAACATCTATTAAATCGTCAAGATTAA
- a CDS encoding permease codes for MFNFLPSSVLQMSTIFLSIIIEALPFVLLGCLISGALQTFLTPARVKKILPKNKFLSIIVGSLLGFFFPSCECGIVPIVNQFMRKGVPTYTAFAFMMTAPIINPIVIFSTFIAFSNSFRFALLRILGSLFVSLLISSWIAYLHKGPVLKESWHEHSFDAEPSVSKKEKMLSFFAHSIDEFFDTGRYLIFGSILAAAMQTYLPTSFMLQLGSTKLISILIMLVLAFTLSLCSEADAFIGSSLLSLFGTAPVVAFLVFGPMVDIKNLMMMRQYFQGKFIFKFVVFVAIAVTIFAYLV; via the coding sequence ATGTTTAATTTTTTACCTAGTTCAGTACTTCAAATGAGTACTATTTTTTTATCAATTATTATCGAAGCCTTACCTTTTGTCTTATTAGGTTGCCTAATTTCTGGGGCACTGCAAACTTTTCTTACTCCTGCACGTGTCAAAAAGATTTTACCCAAAAATAAATTTCTTTCGATTATTGTAGGGTCGCTCCTTGGATTTTTCTTTCCTTCGTGCGAATGTGGCATTGTCCCTATCGTCAATCAGTTTATGAGAAAAGGGGTACCCACATATACTGCGTTTGCTTTCATGATGACTGCTCCCATTATTAATCCAATTGTGATCTTTTCAACCTTTATTGCTTTTAGCAACTCCTTTCGTTTTGCATTATTACGAATACTCGGTAGTCTATTTGTTTCTTTATTAATTAGTAGCTGGATTGCTTATTTACATAAGGGACCTGTTCTAAAAGAATCTTGGCACGAGCATTCTTTTGATGCTGAACCATCCGTTTCTAAAAAAGAAAAGATGCTCTCTTTCTTTGCGCACTCTATTGATGAGTTTTTCGATACCGGTCGCTATCTCATTTTTGGTTCCATTCTTGCAGCTGCCATGCAAACCTATCTCCCGACTTCTTTTATGCTACAACTAGGATCCACCAAACTCATTAGTATCCTAATTATGTTAGTCCTTGCATTTACACTTTCACTTTGTTCAGAAGCAGATGCCTTTATTGGTTCTTCTTTACTTAGCTTATTTGGGACGGCTCCAGTTGTTGCCTTTTTGGTATTTGGTCCAATGGTTGATATCAAAAATCTGATGATGATGCGTCAATATTTCCAAGGAAAATTCATCTTTAAATTTGTTGTATTTGTTGCCATTGCTGTAACCATTTTTGCCTACTTAGTCTAG
- a CDS encoding TIGR03943 family putative permease subunit: MIRFLILAGYFELMMSLQISGRIDQYINTHYRYLVILSMVLSLALALIQLYLWTRQDDVHPHKHTCCDDHCEHHHGMEKKGQKILVYCLLTLPIIVGLLFPTVSLDATIVSAKGFHFPISKESVGDPEVNTQYLKPNTSIYFNQSDYSKRMDKELKHYKDASTIHITDTNYLNVMELIYNYPSEFQGKHIDYTGFVYNDPVEKTNKIFIFRFGVIHCVADSGVFGLLNYTDSTSASTTPFKNNEWVKVSGVISTDYYAPFKASIPTLKVDAIKKVSAPKNQYVYYNFDA, encoded by the coding sequence GTGATACGATTTCTAATATTAGCTGGTTATTTTGAATTGATGATGTCTCTACAAATATCTGGTAGAATTGATCAGTATATTAATACACACTACCGGTATTTAGTCATTTTGTCTATGGTGCTATCATTAGCTCTAGCATTGATCCAACTCTATCTCTGGACACGCCAAGATGATGTACACCCTCACAAACATACTTGTTGTGATGATCACTGTGAGCATCATCATGGGATGGAGAAAAAAGGGCAAAAAATACTTGTTTACTGCCTACTTACTTTACCGATTATTGTCGGATTACTTTTTCCAACCGTTAGCCTAGATGCTACAATTGTTTCTGCCAAAGGATTCCATTTTCCCATCAGTAAAGAATCGGTTGGAGATCCAGAAGTCAATACCCAATACCTCAAGCCTAACACCAGCATTTATTTCAATCAAAGTGACTACAGCAAACGCATGGATAAAGAGTTAAAACATTACAAAGATGCCTCTACTATTCATATTACAGATACAAATTATTTAAATGTCATGGAATTGATTTACAATTATCCAAGTGAATTCCAAGGAAAACACATTGACTACACCGGGTTTGTTTACAACGATCCAGTTGAAAAAACAAATAAAATTTTTATTTTCCGCTTTGGTGTCATTCACTGTGTAGCTGATTCTGGTGTATTTGGCCTACTCAACTACACTGATTCGACTAGTGCGAGTACTACGCCATTCAAAAATAATGAGTGGGTCAAAGTTTCAGGTGTGATTAGCACCGATTACTATGCGCCTTTTAAGGCAAGTATTCCAACATTAAAAGTTGATGCAATCAAGAAAGTCTCCGCTCCTAAAAATCAATATGTTTACTACAACTTTGATGCATAA
- a CDS encoding VanZ family protein, with protein MASYVAPIQTALVVFPILLFLVFVPVLIYQYRKNGAFLTVKAVILYSFLFYLVCAYFMTILPLPDREAVAQYTRMKIQLQPFLFIKEFMRDSYLKINDPQTYMASLKQSVFLQPAFNVLLLFPFGVYLRYYFRWSLKRTMFASFLFSLFFELTQLSGLYGIYPRPYRLFDVDDLFLNTLGGTIGYLMAPLCTFFLPTIEQLLEKEQKKGTSIPFFRRLTALGVDYLVLLFFMGLTAFFAKIFRLGNVFEREILWTISLNYVLWVILYFVCFSYFYKGQTLGKALVKVKVIAESSQLQFKALLVRYGLLYLVFWPLMLTPFTFLSPFVSSLEKSGAKQAQWLIIVYAGISFVLFLGFLCIVYGALRQKPLFYERWSKTKLVSQFEYGSNQENEKIKSLEN; from the coding sequence ATGGCAAGTTATGTCGCTCCAATCCAAACAGCGTTAGTTGTTTTCCCTATTCTTTTATTTCTAGTTTTTGTGCCTGTTTTAATTTATCAGTATCGAAAAAATGGTGCTTTTTTGACGGTGAAAGCTGTTATTTTATACTCGTTTCTATTTTATCTGGTTTGTGCCTATTTTATGACGATATTACCTCTTCCAGATCGAGAGGCAGTGGCACAGTATACCAGAATGAAAATTCAGTTACAGCCGTTTCTGTTCATAAAAGAGTTCATGAGAGACTCTTATCTTAAAATTAATGACCCGCAGACTTACATGGCTAGCTTAAAGCAGTCGGTATTTTTACAGCCTGCGTTTAATGTCTTACTATTGTTTCCATTTGGTGTATATTTGCGGTATTATTTTCGGTGGTCGTTGAAACGTACGATGTTTGCTTCTTTTTTATTTTCCTTATTTTTCGAATTAACCCAGTTGTCTGGTCTATACGGAATATATCCAAGACCGTATCGATTGTTTGATGTAGATGATTTATTCTTAAATACATTAGGTGGAACTATAGGGTATTTAATGGCGCCACTCTGTACCTTTTTTCTGCCGACAATTGAGCAATTGCTGGAAAAGGAGCAAAAAAAAGGAACTTCCATTCCTTTTTTCAGGAGGTTAACAGCGCTAGGTGTGGATTATCTTGTGTTATTATTTTTTATGGGATTAACCGCCTTTTTTGCCAAAATTTTTCGACTAGGCAATGTGTTTGAAAGAGAGATTCTATGGACGATTAGTCTAAATTATGTTCTGTGGGTAATCCTCTATTTTGTTTGCTTTTCGTATTTTTATAAGGGCCAGACATTAGGTAAGGCTTTGGTAAAAGTTAAAGTCATAGCAGAATCGAGTCAACTGCAGTTTAAAGCCCTTTTAGTAAGGTATGGGCTCTTATATCTTGTTTTTTGGCCGCTGATGCTTACACCGTTTACTTTTTTATCTCCTTTTGTGAGTAGTTTGGAAAAAAGTGGAGCAAAACAAGCACAATGGTTAATCATTGTCTATGCAGGCATCTCTTTCGTGCTTTTTTTAGGTTTTCTTTGCATAGTATATGGAGCTTTACGACAAAAGCCACTTTTTTACGAACGCTGGAGTAAAACGAAGTTAGTCAGTCAATTTGAGTATGGAAGCAACCAAGAGAATGAAAAAATAAAAAGCCTTGAAAATTAA